The Diadema setosum chromosome 12, eeDiaSeto1, whole genome shotgun sequence genome has a segment encoding these proteins:
- the LOC140235823 gene encoding uncharacterized protein → MDQPLYALGKQIQWRFPERYGEDKEKKWKASEWYSWLLVYSLPCLNGILPHEYWMHFLLLVQASYLLLQKSISLEDLHQSDLLFIEFVGKCQILYGAGVMTFNIHSSTHLTKCAQLWGPLWTHSCFPFEAANFRIKRQLQGNTGFIMQALRKFLFVHMLPSFISRMEVSDPILHFFHMVSSVVSLHGYNDVRVLGNGHTRLLSATECEALEALTIQVDINQAVTVYNRIRVRGHFYCSSSYRADTMKRNNTLVAFNDEKVGKLESIVALDDSCFMMVYLLELENIDTFSDPNANVQINHIKICNREDVSLTAVPTTDVHANCVEMIIGNHRYISKLPNYVSLN, encoded by the exons ATGGACCAACCTTTGTATGCCCTTGGGAAACAGATCCAGTGGCGATTCCCAGAGCGCTATGGTGAAGACAA agagaaaaaatggaaagCCTCGGAATGGTACTCCTGGCTACTTGTCTACAGTCTCCCATGCTTGAATGGTATTTTACCTCATGAATATTGGATGCATTTTCTCCTCCTTGTCCAGGCTTCATATCTCTTACTTCAGAAATCAATCTCATTGGAAGACTTACACCAAAGTGACTTGCTGTTCATTGAATTTGTCGGCAAGTGTCAGATTTTGTATGGAGCAGGTGTTATGACATTCAATATCCACTCATCAACTCATCTTACAAAATGTGCTCAACTGTGGGGCCCCCTTTGGACACATTCTTGTTTCCCCTTCGAAGCAGCAAATTTTAGAATCAAGAGACAGTTGCAAGGAAACACTGGCTTCATAATGCAGGCATTGAGAAAATTCTTGTTTGTTCATATGCTTCCCAGTTTCATTTCACGGATGGAAGTGTCTGATCCAattctgcatttttttcatATGGTCTCTTCTGTGGTTTCTCTCCATGGTTATAATGATGTCAGAGTTTTGGGAAATGGTCACACGAGACTCTTGAGTGCTACTGAATGTGAGGCTCTTGAAGCACTTACTATTCAGGTGGATATAAATCAAGCAGTAACTGTGTATAACCGGATAAGGGTCAGAGGACATTTTTATTGTTCTTCTTCATACCGGGCTGATactatgaaaagaaataatacattAGTTGCTTTCAATGATGAAAAGGTGGGCAAGTTAGAAAGTATTGTTGCATTAGATGATTCCTGTTTCATGATGGTGTATTTGTTGGAGTTGGAGAATATTGATACTTTCAGTGATCCCAATGCAAATGTTCAGATAAATCACATCAAGATTTGCAACAGAGAGGATGTCAGTTTAACAGCTGTGCCTACTACAGATGTGCATGCTAACTGTGTTGAAATGATTATCGGCAATCATAGATACATCAGTAAGTTACCTAACTATGTGTCCTTGAACTGA